In Motilibacter rhizosphaerae, one DNA window encodes the following:
- a CDS encoding COX15/CtaA family protein has protein sequence MGVALRRPSWALVHRLALASLATNVLLVLTGGAVRLTGSGLGCPTWPRCDSTSYVTRSALGAHGVIEFGNRMLTFVLAVVAVATLVTAVAVRPRRRDARLLALALFLGIPAQAVLGGITVLTRLNPWVVLLHLMCSLLLVAGSVLLVDRTGPQPGRRPRALLPGPLQQLVRGVLALVLATCYLGAVVTGSGPHAGDAEAHRTGLDPDRMAQLHADVVFLLVGVTLALVVVCAALAVPPAVRRAAGLLLGLELVQGAIGFVQYFTGLPALAVALHMLGAALLVAAATHLLLTTRERKPQLVPAAPRPVADALAAR, from the coding sequence GTGGGAGTAGCCCTCCGCCGTCCGTCCTGGGCCCTCGTGCACCGGCTCGCCCTGGCCTCGCTCGCGACCAACGTGCTGCTCGTCCTCACCGGCGGGGCGGTCCGGCTCACCGGCAGCGGGCTCGGCTGCCCGACCTGGCCGCGCTGCGACTCGACCTCGTACGTCACGCGCAGCGCGCTCGGCGCCCACGGCGTGATCGAGTTCGGCAACCGCATGCTGACCTTCGTGCTCGCGGTCGTCGCGGTGGCGACGCTCGTCACGGCGGTGGCCGTCCGGCCGCGCCGGCGCGACGCCCGGCTGCTCGCGCTCGCGCTGTTCCTCGGCATCCCGGCGCAGGCCGTGCTCGGTGGCATCACGGTGCTGACGAGGCTCAACCCGTGGGTGGTCCTGCTCCACCTCATGTGCTCGCTGCTGCTCGTCGCCGGCTCGGTCCTCCTCGTCGACCGCACGGGGCCGCAGCCCGGGCGGCGGCCCCGGGCCCTGCTGCCCGGTCCCCTGCAGCAGCTGGTCCGCGGCGTGCTCGCGCTGGTGCTGGCGACCTGCTACCTCGGCGCCGTCGTCACCGGGAGCGGGCCGCACGCCGGTGACGCGGAGGCGCACCGGACCGGTCTGGACCCCGACCGCATGGCGCAGCTCCACGCCGACGTGGTGTTCCTCCTCGTGGGGGTCACGCTCGCGCTCGTCGTCGTCTGCGCCGCCCTGGCGGTGCCGCCCGCCGTGCGGCGGGCCGCCGGCCTGCTCCTCGGCCTCGAGCTCGTGCAGGGCGCCATCGGCTTCGTCCAGTACTTCACCGGCCTGCCCGCCCTCGCGGTCGCCCTGCACATGCTCGGCGCCGCGCTCCTCGTCGCGGCCGCCACCCACCTGCTGCTCACGACCCGCGAGCGCAAGCCGCAGCTGGTGCCGGCGGCCCCGCGCCCGGTGGCCGACGCGCTGGCCGCCCGCTAG
- a CDS encoding alkaline phosphatase D family protein produces MTDAIPRRTVLVAATAGLAGALVARDVRTAHADVPAHDPFGLGVASGDPLPQSVILWTRLVAPDPTAATPYAPRSVEVEWEVARDEAFGQVVQRGTAWAHRDLAHSVHVDVGGLQPGTDYHYRFRVGGHVSPAGRTRTAPALGSLPAATRWAVVNCQDWQNGYWPTFTGLAQEDLDVVLHVGDYIYEYDPASAFPDRRHTTPDVLGLDQLRTLGDYRARHAQYKTDPALQAAHLAFPWIVAWDDHETENNYAGLVDEVDDTGARHQDPAEFARQRAAAYQAYYEHMPIRPKLRKDAGSYKIYRGFEFGRLARLDILDTRQYRTDQPGGHPSDFGPDADGRGNAAGTMTGPEQEAWLLRRLRHSGAVWDVVAQQTLMSPIRFPDFLGSGQPFIRNLDQWDGYQPQRARLLQALVDEQVRNPVVLSGDIHSTWLSDLHLRQDDPTSPVVATEFCSTSISSSFPAAFDPVLKAWNPGANPHVKYFDGSRHGYLRLDITAERCRVDVRTVPTIATRVAPVTTSASYATEAGSPGVVPA; encoded by the coding sequence GTGACCGACGCGATCCCCCGCCGCACCGTCCTCGTCGCCGCGACCGCCGGGCTCGCCGGCGCCCTCGTCGCCCGCGACGTCCGCACCGCCCACGCGGACGTGCCCGCCCACGACCCGTTCGGCCTGGGCGTGGCGAGCGGTGACCCGCTCCCCCAGTCCGTCATCCTCTGGACCCGGCTGGTGGCACCCGACCCCACCGCGGCCACGCCGTACGCCCCCCGCAGCGTCGAGGTCGAGTGGGAGGTGGCCCGAGACGAGGCCTTCGGCCAGGTGGTGCAGCGCGGCACCGCGTGGGCGCACCGCGACCTCGCGCACAGCGTGCACGTCGACGTCGGCGGCCTGCAGCCCGGCACCGACTACCACTACCGGTTCCGCGTCGGCGGGCACGTCAGCCCGGCTGGCCGCACCCGCACCGCGCCCGCGCTCGGCAGTCTCCCCGCCGCCACGCGCTGGGCGGTCGTGAACTGCCAGGACTGGCAGAACGGCTACTGGCCGACCTTCACCGGCCTCGCGCAGGAGGACCTCGACGTCGTCCTCCACGTCGGCGACTACATCTACGAGTACGACCCGGCGAGCGCGTTCCCGGACCGCCGGCACACCACTCCGGACGTCCTCGGCCTCGACCAGCTGCGCACGCTCGGGGACTACCGGGCGCGCCACGCGCAGTACAAGACCGACCCCGCCCTGCAGGCCGCGCACCTCGCGTTCCCGTGGATCGTCGCGTGGGACGACCACGAGACCGAGAACAACTACGCCGGGCTCGTCGACGAGGTCGACGACACGGGCGCTCGGCACCAGGACCCGGCGGAGTTCGCGCGGCAGCGGGCCGCGGCGTACCAGGCCTACTACGAGCACATGCCGATCCGCCCCAAGCTCCGGAAGGACGCCGGCTCCTACAAGATCTACCGCGGCTTCGAGTTCGGCCGCCTCGCCCGGCTCGACATCCTCGACACCCGGCAGTACCGCACCGACCAGCCCGGCGGCCACCCCAGCGACTTCGGCCCCGACGCCGACGGCCGGGGCAACGCCGCGGGCACGATGACCGGCCCCGAGCAGGAGGCCTGGCTGCTGCGGCGCCTCCGCCACTCCGGCGCCGTCTGGGACGTCGTGGCCCAGCAGACGCTGATGTCGCCGATCCGCTTCCCCGACTTCCTCGGGAGCGGCCAGCCCTTCATCCGCAACCTGGACCAGTGGGACGGCTACCAGCCGCAGCGCGCCCGCCTGCTGCAGGCGCTCGTCGACGAGCAGGTGCGCAACCCCGTCGTGCTGAGCGGCGACATCCACTCGACCTGGCTGAGCGACCTCCACCTGCGCCAGGACGATCCCACCTCGCCCGTCGTGGCCACGGAGTTCTGCTCGACGAGCATCTCCTCGTCGTTCCCGGCGGCGTTCGACCCGGTCCTCAAGGCCTGGAACCCCGGCGCCAACCCGCACGTGAAGTACTTCGACGGGTCGCGCCACGGCTACCTGCGCCTCGACATCACCGCCGAGCGCTGCCGCGTCGACGTCCGGACCGTGCCGACCATCGCCACCCGGGTCGCGCCGGTCACCACCAGCGCCTCGTACGCGACGGAGGCCGGCTCGCCCGGCGTCGTCCCGGCCTGA
- a CDS encoding lysylphosphatidylglycerol synthase domain-containing protein — MRSLRPPRWLCPLLAAAVAVAVPAVTLPRLHAVSPWPALLGLAVWTAGKYVLCPLRWHGFSESGRGRRWHTAAYAESELLGLLTPGHIGADLWRVKRLSAVGLQRSSAVAEVGLDRVVGALGAAVFVGLAGTALPVRLLLGVLGAVALGGVALLGVALLRPEWLPRRPLPSLRSLAKGLLLSIGYQASVLALLLGTLHSAGASADPVAVLGALGASNLAGVLPGPQGAGPRDAALVIALVGLGIPTLTAVAAVALKATLAWGPALLLGGGCLLVAKVRRRRSGPALAAA, encoded by the coding sequence GTGCGCTCCCTGCGACCGCCCCGGTGGCTCTGCCCGCTCCTGGCCGCGGCCGTCGCCGTCGCCGTGCCGGCCGTGACGCTGCCCCGGCTGCACGCCGTGTCCCCCTGGCCGGCCCTGCTCGGGCTCGCCGTGTGGACCGCCGGCAAGTACGTGCTCTGCCCGCTGCGCTGGCACGGGTTCTCGGAGAGCGGGCGGGGCCGGCGCTGGCACACCGCGGCCTACGCCGAGTCCGAGCTGCTCGGCCTGCTCACCCCCGGCCACATCGGCGCCGACCTCTGGCGCGTCAAGCGGCTCTCCGCGGTCGGGCTGCAGCGCAGCTCCGCCGTCGCCGAGGTCGGACTCGACCGCGTGGTCGGTGCCCTGGGCGCGGCGGTCTTCGTCGGCCTCGCCGGGACCGCGCTGCCCGTGCGCCTGCTGCTCGGGGTGCTCGGCGCCGTCGCGCTCGGCGGCGTGGCGCTGCTCGGCGTCGCGCTGCTCCGCCCGGAGTGGCTGCCCCGGCGCCCGCTCCCGTCGCTGCGCTCGCTGGCGAAGGGGCTGCTGCTCTCGATCGGCTACCAGGCCTCCGTGCTCGCGCTGCTGCTCGGGACGCTGCACTCGGCCGGTGCCTCCGCGGACCCCGTCGCCGTGCTCGGCGCCCTCGGGGCGAGCAACCTCGCCGGCGTGCTGCCCGGCCCGCAGGGCGCGGGCCCGCGCGACGCGGCGCTCGTCATCGCCCTGGTCGGGCTCGGCATCCCCACGCTGACGGCGGTCGCCGCGGTCGCGCTCAAGGCCACGCTCGCCTGGGGGCCCGCCCTGCTGCTCGGCGGCGGCTGCCTGCTCGTCGCGAAGGTGCGCCGCCGCCGCTCCGGCCCGGCGCTCGCCGCCGCCTAG
- a CDS encoding HNH endonuclease produces the protein MPRPAPTSGPRQPGRAARLQLAIARDGAVCVWCGRALTGLVEATREHLVPRARGGPSWLENEVPACRRCNRERGHRPVVEWLEECERRGWSPDTGTVERSLSALAAAIGRRGGQRRAAAYVVAQQRRLARRAA, from the coding sequence GTGCCCCGCCCCGCTCCGACCTCCGGCCCGCGCCAGCCCGGCCGCGCCGCGCGGCTGCAGCTCGCCATCGCGCGCGACGGTGCGGTCTGCGTGTGGTGCGGGAGGGCGCTCACCGGTCTGGTCGAGGCGACCCGCGAGCACCTCGTCCCGCGGGCGCGCGGCGGCCCGTCGTGGCTGGAGAACGAGGTGCCGGCCTGCCGCCGCTGCAACCGCGAGCGCGGCCACCGCCCGGTCGTGGAGTGGCTCGAGGAGTGCGAGCGGCGCGGCTGGTCCCCCGACACGGGGACCGTCGAGCGGTCGCTCAGCGCCCTCGCCGCCGCCATCGGGCGACGGGGCGGCCAGCGCCGGGCAGCGGCGTACGTCGTGGCGCAGCAGCGCCGGCTGGCGCGCCGCGCGGCCTGA
- a CDS encoding heme o synthase gives MTAVDPRPALPVPAHGSSAPTLAAEPVAARSRGPVDTVRAYVALTKPRIIELLLVTTIPTMLLAAHGLPGLGVTVATLVGGFLAAGSANALNCYLDRDIDKVMHRTERRPLATGAVSPREALVFGLVLGALSVGLFTAVVNLLSAGLALAAIAFYVLVYTLVLKRRTPQNIVWGGAAGCMPVLIGWAAVTDSLSWAPVVLFLVVFLWTPPHYWPLAMRFREDYGRAGVPMLPVVAGDVAVARQIVAYSWAMVAASVALWPVAGTGWVYGVASLALGAAFLVEAHALLGRARRGLAGAALKPMRLFHGSISYLSLLFVAVAAAPLLPGR, from the coding sequence GTGACGGCTGTCGACCCGCGGCCGGCCCTGCCGGTGCCGGCCCATGGGAGCAGCGCCCCCACCCTCGCCGCGGAGCCCGTCGCCGCCCGCTCGCGCGGGCCCGTCGACACCGTCCGGGCGTACGTCGCGCTCACCAAGCCGCGGATCATCGAGCTGCTGCTCGTCACGACGATCCCCACGATGCTGCTGGCCGCGCACGGCCTGCCGGGCCTCGGCGTCACCGTGGCCACGCTCGTCGGCGGCTTCCTCGCGGCCGGCAGCGCCAACGCGCTGAACTGCTACCTCGACCGCGACATCGACAAGGTCATGCACCGCACCGAGCGCCGGCCGCTCGCGACGGGCGCGGTGTCGCCGCGCGAGGCCCTCGTCTTCGGGCTCGTGCTGGGGGCGCTGAGCGTCGGGCTGTTCACGGCCGTCGTCAACCTGCTCTCGGCGGGGCTGGCGCTCGCTGCGATCGCGTTCTACGTCCTCGTCTACACCCTGGTGCTCAAGCGCCGGACCCCGCAGAACATCGTGTGGGGCGGTGCCGCTGGCTGCATGCCGGTGCTCATCGGCTGGGCCGCGGTCACGGACTCGCTGTCCTGGGCGCCCGTCGTGCTGTTCCTCGTCGTGTTCCTCTGGACGCCGCCGCACTACTGGCCGCTCGCCATGCGCTTCCGCGAGGACTACGGCCGGGCGGGCGTGCCCATGCTGCCGGTCGTCGCCGGCGACGTCGCGGTCGCGCGGCAGATCGTCGCGTACAGCTGGGCCATGGTCGCGGCGTCGGTGGCGCTCTGGCCGGTCGCCGGCACCGGCTGGGTCTACGGCGTCGCCAGCCTGGCGCTCGGCGCCGCCTTCCTCGTCGAGGCGCACGCGCTGCTCGGCCGCGCCCGCCGCGGGCTCGCCGGCGCCGCGCTGAAGCCGATGCGGCTGTTCCACGGCTCGATCAGCTACCTCTCGCTGCTGTTCGTGGCCGTGGCCGCGGCACCGCTGCTGCCGGGGCGCTGA
- the tkt gene encoding transketolase, with protein MANTDSASQSTASKLEWTDQDRKAVDTARALAMDAVERAGSGHPGTAMSLAPAAYLIFQKLLRHDPSDSQWAGRDRFVLSAGHSSITLYTQLFYSGYGLTVDDLAHLRQWGSLTPGHPEHGHTNGVETTTGPLGQGISTAVGFAIAQQYERGLFDPEAAAGESPFDTTTWVIASDGDMEEGVQAEAASLAGHLRLGGLVVLYDDNHISIDGDTDVAFSEDVLARYEAYGWHVQRVDDAEDVQALHAALSAARDEKGRPSIVAVRSIIAWPAPNAQNTAKAHGSALGAAEVAATKEVLGLDPTKSFDVPEDLLEHVRGVVARGRALHAEWEQGFAAWREREAERAAEFDRIAARRLPAGWTEAIPVFPAGKEVATRKASGETINAIARALPEFWGGSADLHESNLTFIEGGGSFGSPESGAKGVSPYGRNLHFGIREHAMGAALNGIALHGGTRVFGGTFLVFSDYMRGAVRLAALMKAPVTYVWTHDSIGLGEDGPTHQPIEHLWSLRAVPGLNVVRPGDANETAVAWRTILERDDAPHALALTRQGVPTYDRSPEGGFASVEGVAKGAYVLQEASNGQPDVLIIATGSEVQIAVAAREQLEAAGVPTRVVSAPCLEWFEEQDEAYKSTVLPPSVRARVSVEAGIAQGWWKYLGDAGEPVSIEHFGASASYKVLYEQFGFTAERVAAAAQASIAKASTIKGSTTGN; from the coding sequence GTGGCCAACACCGACAGCGCGAGCCAGAGCACCGCCTCGAAGCTCGAGTGGACAGACCAGGACCGCAAGGCCGTCGACACCGCCCGTGCGCTGGCGATGGACGCCGTGGAGCGCGCCGGGTCCGGGCACCCGGGGACGGCGATGAGCCTCGCCCCCGCGGCGTACCTCATCTTCCAGAAGCTGCTGCGCCACGACCCGAGCGACTCGCAGTGGGCCGGGCGCGACCGCTTCGTGCTCTCCGCCGGGCACTCGAGCATCACGCTCTACACCCAGCTGTTCTACTCGGGCTACGGCCTGACGGTCGACGACCTGGCGCACCTGCGCCAGTGGGGCAGCCTCACCCCGGGCCACCCTGAGCACGGTCACACCAACGGCGTGGAGACGACGACCGGCCCGCTCGGCCAGGGCATCTCCACCGCCGTCGGCTTCGCGATCGCGCAGCAGTACGAGCGCGGGCTGTTCGACCCCGAGGCGGCGGCGGGCGAGAGCCCCTTCGACACCACGACCTGGGTCATCGCCTCCGACGGCGACATGGAGGAGGGCGTGCAGGCGGAGGCCGCGAGCCTCGCCGGCCACCTGCGCCTCGGCGGCCTCGTCGTCCTCTACGACGACAACCACATCTCCATCGACGGCGACACCGACGTGGCGTTCAGCGAGGACGTCCTCGCCCGCTACGAGGCGTACGGCTGGCACGTCCAGCGCGTCGACGACGCCGAGGACGTCCAGGCGCTGCACGCGGCGCTGAGCGCGGCGCGCGACGAGAAGGGCCGCCCCTCCATCGTGGCGGTGCGCTCGATCATCGCGTGGCCGGCCCCCAACGCGCAGAACACCGCGAAGGCGCACGGCTCGGCGCTCGGCGCCGCCGAGGTGGCGGCGACGAAGGAGGTCCTCGGGCTCGACCCGACGAAGTCCTTCGACGTGCCGGAGGACCTGCTCGAGCACGTGCGCGGCGTCGTCGCCCGCGGTCGGGCGCTCCACGCCGAGTGGGAGCAGGGCTTCGCGGCCTGGCGCGAGCGCGAGGCCGAGCGCGCCGCCGAGTTCGACCGCATCGCCGCCCGCCGGCTGCCGGCCGGGTGGACCGAGGCGATCCCGGTGTTCCCCGCGGGCAAGGAGGTCGCCACCCGCAAGGCGAGCGGCGAGACCATCAACGCCATCGCCCGGGCGCTCCCCGAGTTCTGGGGCGGCTCGGCCGACCTCCACGAGTCCAACCTCACCTTCATCGAGGGCGGCGGCTCGTTCGGCTCCCCCGAGTCGGGCGCCAAGGGCGTCAGCCCCTACGGCCGCAACCTCCACTTCGGCATCCGCGAGCACGCGATGGGCGCCGCGCTCAACGGCATCGCGCTGCACGGCGGGACGCGCGTCTTCGGCGGCACCTTCCTCGTGTTCAGCGACTACATGCGCGGCGCGGTGCGCCTCGCGGCGCTGATGAAGGCGCCGGTCACCTACGTCTGGACGCACGACTCGATCGGCCTCGGCGAGGACGGCCCGACCCACCAGCCGATCGAGCACCTCTGGTCGCTGCGGGCGGTCCCCGGCCTCAACGTCGTCCGCCCGGGCGACGCCAACGAGACCGCCGTCGCCTGGCGCACGATCCTCGAGCGCGACGACGCCCCGCACGCGCTGGCGCTGACCCGCCAGGGCGTCCCGACCTACGACCGCTCCCCCGAGGGCGGCTTCGCCAGCGTCGAGGGCGTCGCCAAGGGCGCGTACGTCCTGCAGGAGGCCTCGAACGGCCAGCCCGACGTCCTCATCATCGCGACCGGCTCCGAGGTGCAGATCGCGGTCGCCGCGCGCGAGCAGCTCGAGGCCGCGGGCGTCCCCACGCGCGTCGTCTCCGCCCCGTGCCTCGAGTGGTTCGAGGAGCAGGACGAGGCCTACAAGTCGACGGTGCTCCCGCCCTCGGTCCGCGCGCGCGTCTCGGTCGAGGCCGGCATCGCGCAGGGCTGGTGGAAGTACCTCGGTGACGCGGGCGAGCCCGTGAGCATCGAGCACTTCGGCGCCAGCGCGTCCTACAAGGTCCTCTACGAGCAGTTCGGCTTCACCGCCGAGCGGGTCGCGGCAGCGGCGCAGGCGAGCATCGCCAAGGCGTCGACGATCAAGGGCAGCACCACCGGGAACTGA
- the tal gene encoding transaldolase: protein MSTTTDPLRQLSDEGVAIWLDDLSRARLQSGNLAALVRDRAVVGVTTNPTIFQKAISGSAVYDEQLRQLALRGVDVGEALRSVTTYDVRWACDVLKPVWEASGGSDGRVSIEVDPRLSHDTERTLAEARALWWLVDRPNLFIKVPATKEGLPAISQLLAEGISVNVTLIFSLERYDAVMDAFVEGIERARAAGLPLEPIESVASFFVSRVDTEIDKRLDKLGSDEAKALRGKAAVANARLAYQHYEQVFGGERWKALEAVGGRPQRPLWASTGVKDPSYDDTMYVVDLAAPGTVNTMPEATLEAVADHGVVKGDQVRGSYAEAQQVLDALAAVGVDYDDVVQALEDEGLDKFEVSWNELIDSVSGELEKLGAEVAPDGSTSPAGDGPSAASK, encoded by the coding sequence GTGAGCACGACCACCGATCCGCTGCGCCAGCTGAGCGACGAGGGCGTCGCCATCTGGCTCGACGACCTCTCCCGGGCCCGCCTGCAGAGCGGGAACCTCGCCGCCCTCGTGCGCGACCGCGCCGTCGTGGGCGTCACGACCAACCCGACGATCTTCCAGAAGGCGATCAGCGGCTCCGCCGTCTACGACGAGCAGCTGCGCCAGCTCGCGCTGCGCGGCGTCGACGTCGGCGAGGCGCTGCGCTCGGTCACGACGTACGACGTGCGCTGGGCGTGCGACGTGCTCAAGCCGGTCTGGGAGGCGAGCGGCGGCAGCGACGGCCGCGTCTCCATCGAGGTCGACCCCCGCCTCTCGCACGACACCGAGCGCACGCTGGCCGAGGCCCGCGCGCTGTGGTGGCTCGTCGACCGGCCGAACCTGTTCATCAAGGTCCCGGCCACGAAGGAGGGGCTGCCGGCGATCAGCCAGCTGCTCGCCGAGGGCATCAGCGTCAACGTCACGCTCATCTTCTCCCTCGAGCGCTACGACGCCGTCATGGACGCCTTCGTCGAGGGCATCGAGCGCGCCCGGGCCGCCGGCCTGCCGCTCGAGCCGATCGAGAGCGTCGCCTCCTTCTTCGTCAGCCGCGTCGACACCGAGATCGACAAGCGGCTCGACAAGCTCGGCTCCGACGAGGCGAAGGCGCTGCGCGGCAAGGCCGCCGTCGCGAACGCGCGCCTCGCGTACCAGCACTACGAGCAGGTCTTCGGCGGTGAGCGCTGGAAGGCGCTCGAGGCCGTCGGCGGCCGCCCGCAGCGCCCGCTCTGGGCCTCGACCGGCGTGAAGGACCCGTCCTACGACGACACCATGTACGTCGTGGACCTCGCCGCGCCCGGGACGGTCAACACCATGCCCGAGGCGACGCTCGAGGCCGTCGCCGACCACGGCGTCGTCAAGGGCGACCAGGTCCGCGGCTCCTACGCCGAGGCCCAGCAGGTGCTCGACGCGCTCGCCGCGGTCGGCGTCGACTACGACGACGTCGTGCAGGCGCTCGAGGACGAGGGCCTGGACAAGTTCGAGGTCAGCTGGAACGAGCTCATCGACTCCGTGTCGGGCGAGCTGGAGAAGCTCGGGGCCGAGGTCGCCCCCGACGGCTCCACGTCGCCGGCCGGCGACGGCCCGTCGGCCGCATCGAAGTAG
- the zwf gene encoding glucose-6-phosphate dehydrogenase has product MTASDPLAPGTLPGSNPLRDLRDRRLPRVAGPCGLVIFGVTGDLSRKKLMPAIYDLANRGLLPPGFALTGFARRDWADQDFAQVVHDAVKEYARTPFREEVWQQLAEGIRFVPGEFGDKAAFEQLRQTIQELDEKRGTGGNHAFYLSVPPKFFPDVVRQLKETGLADGPEHAWRRVVIEKPFGHDLASAQELNAIVADVFQPASVFRIDHYLGKETVQNILALRFANQMFEPIWNRSYVDHVQITMGEDIGIGGRAGYYDGIGAARDVIQNHLLQLLALTAMEEPVSFDARDLRLEKLKVLGATHAPLNLSTATARGQYAAGWQGGVKVPGFLDEEGIPGDSTTETYAAVKLEIETRRWAGVPFYLRTGKRLARRVTEVAVVFQRAPHLPFTRNAVEELGQNALVMRIQPDEGMTVRFGSKVPGTSMEVRDVTMDFAYGHSFTESSPEAYERLILDVLLGDPPLFPRHEEVESSWRILDPIEEYWRGLPQPDQYASGTWGPRSADEMMARDGRAWRRP; this is encoded by the coding sequence ATGACTGCGAGCGACCCGCTCGCCCCCGGCACGCTGCCCGGGTCCAACCCGCTCCGCGACCTCCGCGACCGCCGGCTCCCCCGCGTGGCGGGGCCCTGCGGGCTCGTCATCTTCGGCGTCACGGGCGACCTGTCGCGCAAGAAGCTCATGCCCGCGATCTACGACCTCGCCAACCGCGGACTGCTGCCACCGGGCTTCGCCCTCACGGGCTTCGCCCGGCGCGACTGGGCCGACCAGGACTTCGCCCAGGTCGTCCACGACGCGGTGAAGGAGTACGCCCGCACCCCGTTCCGCGAGGAGGTCTGGCAGCAGCTCGCGGAGGGCATCCGCTTCGTCCCCGGTGAGTTCGGCGACAAGGCGGCCTTCGAGCAGCTGCGCCAGACCATCCAGGAGCTCGACGAGAAGCGCGGCACCGGCGGCAACCACGCGTTCTACCTCTCGGTGCCGCCGAAGTTCTTCCCCGACGTCGTCCGCCAGCTCAAGGAGACCGGGCTCGCCGACGGCCCGGAGCACGCCTGGCGCCGCGTCGTCATCGAGAAGCCGTTCGGCCACGACCTGGCCAGCGCGCAGGAGCTCAACGCGATCGTCGCGGACGTCTTCCAGCCGGCGTCGGTCTTCCGCATCGACCACTACCTCGGCAAGGAGACGGTCCAGAACATCCTGGCGCTGCGGTTCGCCAACCAGATGTTCGAGCCGATCTGGAACCGCAGCTACGTCGACCACGTCCAGATCACGATGGGCGAGGACATCGGCATCGGGGGCCGCGCCGGCTACTACGACGGCATCGGCGCCGCCCGCGACGTCATCCAGAACCACCTCCTCCAGCTGCTCGCCCTGACGGCGATGGAGGAGCCGGTCTCCTTCGACGCCCGCGACCTGCGCCTGGAGAAGCTCAAGGTGCTGGGCGCGACGCACGCGCCGCTCAACCTCTCGACGGCGACCGCCCGCGGCCAGTACGCCGCCGGCTGGCAGGGCGGCGTCAAGGTCCCCGGCTTCCTCGACGAGGAGGGCATCCCCGGGGACTCCACCACGGAGACCTACGCCGCGGTGAAGCTCGAGATCGAGACCCGCCGCTGGGCGGGTGTCCCGTTCTACCTGCGCACCGGCAAGCGGCTGGCGCGCCGCGTCACCGAGGTCGCGGTCGTCTTCCAGCGCGCCCCGCACCTGCCCTTCACCCGCAACGCGGTGGAGGAGCTGGGGCAGAACGCGCTCGTCATGCGCATCCAGCCCGACGAGGGCATGACGGTGCGCTTCGGCTCCAAGGTCCCCGGCACCTCGATGGAGGTGCGCGACGTGACCATGGACTTCGCGTACGGCCACTCGTTCACCGAGTCCAGCCCGGAGGCCTACGAGCGGCTCATCCTCGACGTGCTGCTCGGCGACCCGCCGCTGTTCCCGCGCCACGAGGAGGTCGAGAGCTCCTGGCGGATCCTCGACCCGATCGAGGAGTACTGGCGCGGCCTGCCCCAGCCCGACCAGTACGCCTCGGGCACGTGGGGCCCCCGCTCGGCGGACGAGATGATGGCGCGCGACGGCCGCGCCTGGCGCCGGCCGTGA
- a CDS encoding glucose-6-phosphate dehydrogenase assembly protein OpcA, giving the protein MNIDLTDTTASKISAAILEARRRSGSPATGAVLTLVIVTDEQGHYDALKAATSASREHPSRILVVVARPGRGDARLDAEVRTSGETGPGEVVLLRLHGELAHHPDSVVLPLLLPDAPVVAWWPGTAPQDPSAHPIGALAQRRITDAASCDDPLAELAERARGYSPGDTDLSWTRLTQWRTFLAGAFDQVTPVVHGATVESEPDSPSAELLARWVEARLGVQVARVTTDGPGITGVRLDTDGGQLTLLRGDGRVAAMALPGAPERSVALPRRPLTELLVEELRRLDADEVYGEVLTGAAPGSTPPPGPRDESTPDIVLETQEQQPATGDGEQGPGGTDPAEGSSEQDVDGHGAAQDAPHDVDAAARS; this is encoded by the coding sequence GTGAACATCGACCTCACCGACACGACAGCGAGCAAGATCTCGGCCGCCATCCTCGAGGCACGCCGGCGCAGCGGGTCGCCCGCGACCGGCGCGGTGCTCACGCTCGTCATCGTCACCGACGAGCAGGGCCACTACGACGCGCTCAAGGCGGCGACGTCGGCCTCCCGCGAGCACCCGTCGCGCATCCTCGTCGTCGTGGCCCGCCCGGGCCGCGGCGACGCCCGGCTCGACGCCGAGGTGCGCACCAGCGGCGAGACGGGTCCGGGGGAGGTCGTGCTGCTCCGCCTGCACGGCGAGCTCGCGCACCACCCGGACAGCGTGGTGCTGCCCCTGCTGCTCCCGGACGCGCCGGTCGTGGCCTGGTGGCCCGGCACCGCACCGCAGGACCCCTCGGCCCACCCGATCGGCGCTCTCGCGCAGCGGCGCATCACCGACGCCGCGTCCTGCGACGACCCGCTGGCCGAGCTCGCCGAGCGGGCGCGCGGCTACTCCCCCGGCGACACGGACCTGTCCTGGACCCGGCTGACGCAGTGGCGCACGTTCCTCGCGGGCGCGTTCGACCAGGTCACCCCGGTCGTCCACGGCGCCACCGTCGAGAGCGAGCCCGACAGCCCCAGCGCCGAGCTCCTCGCCCGCTGGGTCGAGGCGCGGCTCGGCGTGCAGGTCGCCCGCGTCACCACCGACGGGCCCGGCATCACCGGGGTGCGGCTCGACACCGACGGGGGGCAGCTCACGCTGCTGCGCGGCGACGGTCGCGTCGCGGCGATGGCCCTGCCCGGCGCTCCCGAGCGCTCCGTGGCCCTGCCGCGCCGCCCGCTCACCGAGCTGCTCGTGGAGGAGCTGCGCCGCCTCGACGCCGACGAGGTCTACGGCGAGGTGCTGACCGGCGCGGCTCCCGGGTCGACGCCCCCGCCGGGGCCGCGCGACGAGTCGACGCCCGACATCGTGCTCGAGACGCAGGAGCAGCAGCCGGCGACCGGCGACGGCGAGCAGGGGCCGGGCGGCACCGACCCCGCCGAGGGCTCCAGCGAGCAGGACGTCGACGGCCACGGCGCCGCGCAGGACGCTCCGCACGACGTCGACGCCGCCGCGCGCTCGTGA